A single genomic interval of Roseibaca calidilacus harbors:
- a CDS encoding carbohydrate ABC transporter permease: MGMIRRGYVTGLFLGALWMVVVAVTVSVAVAFATGAAVRPGILAALFFGAPAGIIAVSGLRGWLLAAASAGALLLLTYAGPSPIMMPDAGFGLRLVTALMVGVGFGLGLSKMTAPLRPGPLTRHEFEDAVIHFLTGFGYIFFTAIVAIPFYVMVMTSLKNQQQLVANPLDFSLDLTQGWGLFRSYYELFTSYNFGTYMVNSLFISVMTVVITLLFSVPGAYAVARLRFKGQAVFSRSILLIYMVPVIVLALPIYIGFSMTGLRNTLFGILLIYPVTTIPVALYMLQGYFRGLPAEVEEAGLMDGLNRLQVIWKITLPLALPALASVSLYVFMIAWNEFLLAFMLLDDPSKFTLTRGIASLNSSEIPRQHLMAGAVVATVPIMALFLGLERFMTKGLTAGSVKG, from the coding sequence ATGGGCATGATCCGCCGGGGCTATGTGACGGGCCTGTTCCTTGGTGCGTTGTGGATGGTTGTTGTCGCTGTAACGGTATCGGTTGCCGTTGCCTTCGCCACCGGGGCTGCTGTTCGGCCGGGCATCCTTGCTGCGCTGTTTTTCGGGGCGCCTGCCGGGATTATCGCCGTGTCGGGCCTGCGGGGCTGGCTGTTGGCGGCGGCATCGGCTGGCGCGCTTCTGCTTCTGACCTATGCTGGCCCATCGCCGATCATGATGCCGGATGCCGGTTTTGGCCTGCGCTTGGTCACCGCGCTGATGGTTGGCGTGGGTTTTGGCCTTGGCCTGTCGAAGATGACCGCGCCCTTGCGCCCCGGCCCCCTGACGCGCCACGAATTCGAGGATGCGGTTATCCACTTCCTGACAGGGTTCGGCTATATCTTCTTCACGGCGATCGTGGCTATTCCGTTTTACGTCATGGTCATGACCAGCCTGAAGAACCAGCAACAACTGGTGGCCAATCCGCTCGATTTCTCGCTGGACCTGACGCAGGGCTGGGGCTTGTTCCGGTCGTATTACGAGCTGTTCACCAGCTACAATTTCGGCACCTACATGGTCAATTCGCTGTTCATCTCTGTGATGACGGTGGTCATCACGCTGCTGTTCAGCGTGCCGGGCGCCTATGCGGTGGCGCGGCTGCGCTTCAAGGGGCAGGCGGTGTTTTCACGGTCCATCCTGCTGATCTACATGGTGCCCGTCATCGTGCTGGCATTGCCCATCTATATCGGGTTTTCCATGACCGGGTTGCGCAACACCTTGTTCGGCATTTTGCTGATCTACCCGGTCACGACCATTCCGGTCGCGCTGTATATGCTGCAAGGCTATTTCCGGGGCCTTCCGGCAGAGGTGGAAGAAGCCGGGCTGATGGACGGGCTGAACCGCCTGCAAGTGATCTGGAAAATCACCTTGCCGCTGGCGCTGCCCGCGCTGGCCAGCGTGTCGCTTTACGTGTTCATGATCGCGTGGAACGAATTCCTGCTGGCCTTCATGCTGCTGGACGACCCGTCCAAGTTTACGCTGACACGGGGCATCGCCTCGCTCAACTCCTCCGAGATTCCGCGCCAACACCTGATGGCCGGGGCCGTTGTGGCCACGGTGCCCATCATGGCGCTGTTTCTGGGGCTGGAACGTTTCATGACCAAGGGCCTGACCGCAGGCTCTGTGAAAGGATGA
- a CDS encoding carbohydrate ABC transporter permease gives MSAVPPNGTTPLARREARLAWGLLAPTLISVALVVLLPLLAIFWISFKPIGLADLRPPAPILRESVRGAGDDLRVEYRLRNSSQETPVTGVTLSDTFPEGVTLRGDLPAPCALTGQELTCDIGTIEGGYNERIIIPLAAEDADLTEDLAEASLPRVTGQSDSILTNTTFTLDNFARIFDGEEFWGVFGVTMFYTVFGTVGALGVGLFAALLLNKSFRGQGILRGLYLFPYVAPIIAVAFSWLILFDPFSGSANALLVQMGVTDQAINFFGERPLALIMVTVFEIWRYFPLSFLFILARMQAIDSDMYEAADMDGASPFQKFWYLSMPQLLGILSVLFLLRFIWTFNKFDDIFLLTGGNAGTRTLTVNVYEQAFAVSNIGAGAAVAVVIFLCLLSFSVFFFKFMSREEGL, from the coding sequence ATGTCAGCCGTTCCCCCCAACGGTACTACGCCGCTTGCCCGGCGCGAGGCCCGGCTTGCCTGGGGCCTGCTTGCGCCGACGCTGATAAGTGTCGCGCTGGTCGTGCTGCTGCCCCTGCTTGCGATCTTTTGGATCAGTTTCAAGCCCATCGGGTTAGCCGATCTGCGCCCCCCTGCGCCCATCTTGCGCGAAAGCGTGCGCGGCGCGGGCGACGATCTGCGCGTTGAATACCGGTTGCGCAATTCCAGCCAAGAAACTCCGGTCACGGGCGTTACCCTGTCCGACACATTTCCCGAGGGCGTAACCCTGCGCGGTGATCTGCCCGCGCCCTGCGCACTGACCGGGCAGGAACTGACCTGCGATATCGGCACGATCGAAGGCGGGTATAACGAACGCATCATCATTCCGCTGGCCGCAGAGGATGCCGACCTGACCGAAGACCTAGCCGAGGCCAGCCTACCCCGTGTGACCGGTCAATCCGACAGCATCCTGACCAATACGACCTTCACGCTGGACAATTTCGCGCGCATCTTTGACGGCGAAGAATTCTGGGGCGTGTTCGGTGTAACCATGTTCTACACGGTCTTTGGCACCGTGGGGGCCTTGGGTGTGGGCCTGTTCGCGGCGCTATTGCTGAACAAGTCGTTTCGCGGGCAGGGCATATTGCGGGGGCTTTACCTGTTCCCCTATGTCGCCCCCATCATCGCGGTCGCGTTTTCGTGGCTTATCCTGTTCGACCCGTTTTCCGGTTCTGCCAATGCGCTGTTGGTGCAAATGGGCGTGACCGACCAAGCGATCAACTTTTTTGGCGAGCGCCCGCTGGCGCTTATCATGGTCACGGTGTTCGAAATCTGGCGTTACTTTCCGCTGTCCTTCCTGTTCATCCTTGCCCGGATGCAGGCCATCGACAGCGACATGTATGAAGCCGCCGATATGGACGGTGCATCGCCCTTCCAGAAATTCTGGTATCTGTCGATGCCGCAGCTTCTGGGCATTCTAAGCGTGTTGTTCCTGCTGCGCTTTATCTGGACCTTCAACAAGTTCGACGACATTTTCCTGTTGACGGGCGGCAATGCCGGCACGCGCACCCTGACGGTGAATGTGTATGAACAGGCTTTTGCCGTGTCGAATATCGGCGCGGGTGCGGCGGTGGCTGTGGTCATCTTCCTGTGCCTTTTGTCCTTCTCCGTGTTCTTCTTCAAATTCATGAGCCGGGAGGAAGGGTTATGA
- a CDS encoding ABC transporter substrate-binding protein encodes MTRISKLMTGTALALSLSALAASADTIRFWTTEEQPERLAKQEEMAAQFKDMTGVSVEVIPVTESDLGTRATAAFAAGDLPDVIYHTLQYALPWAEAGILDTDAATEVVEDLGADTFAPGAIAMAAYEGNTASVPVDGWTQMILYRKDLFDAAGLDAPTSYANVLAAIDALHNPPEMYGFVAATKVDENFMSQVLEHVFLANGVSPVGPDGFQPLDEAKTIEVLDFYKAIAEASPPGDLYWDQSRTLYFSGNAAMIIWSPFVLDELAGLRDSAPPTINDDPTSPELASLTGIVTNFSGPSNPDGAAWGDVRYFGITTDADTDAAMDFIKFSMDEGYGQTLSIAPEGKFPVRAGTAEEPSKFKDLWATLPVGVDRKAPLGELYDPAMIDEIVGGLEVAQRWGVAEGQLALASKMINSQAINRIVRQYIDGRIDAAGAVAAMNAELSAIE; translated from the coding sequence ATGACACGTATTTCCAAGCTGATGACAGGAACGGCGCTGGCGCTGAGCCTGTCTGCGCTGGCGGCATCGGCAGACACGATCCGCTTCTGGACAACCGAAGAACAGCCAGAGCGCCTAGCCAAGCAAGAAGAGATGGCCGCGCAATTCAAGGACATGACCGGCGTATCGGTAGAGGTGATCCCGGTTACCGAAAGCGACTTGGGCACACGCGCAACCGCCGCTTTCGCTGCCGGTGATCTGCCCGATGTGATCTATCACACCTTGCAATATGCGCTGCCATGGGCCGAAGCCGGTATTCTGGACACCGACGCCGCGACCGAAGTGGTCGAAGATCTGGGCGCCGACACTTTCGCGCCCGGTGCGATAGCCATGGCCGCCTATGAAGGCAACACTGCGTCTGTCCCGGTCGATGGCTGGACGCAGATGATCCTGTATCGCAAAGACCTGTTCGATGCCGCCGGGCTGGACGCGCCGACCAGCTATGCCAATGTGCTGGCCGCGATAGACGCGCTGCACAACCCGCCGGAAATGTATGGCTTCGTCGCCGCCACCAAGGTAGATGAAAACTTCATGAGCCAAGTTCTGGAACATGTATTCTTGGCCAATGGCGTTTCGCCCGTGGGGCCAGATGGGTTCCAGCCGCTGGACGAGGCCAAAACCATCGAAGTGCTGGACTTCTACAAGGCGATTGCCGAAGCCTCGCCCCCCGGCGATCTGTATTGGGACCAATCGCGCACGCTGTATTTTAGTGGCAATGCGGCGATGATTATCTGGTCGCCCTTTGTGTTGGACGAACTGGCTGGCCTGCGTGACAGCGCGCCGCCCACCATCAATGATGACCCGACATCGCCGGAACTGGCCAGCCTGACCGGTATCGTGACCAATTTCTCTGGCCCATCCAACCCCGATGGGGCCGCTTGGGGCGATGTGCGGTATTTCGGGATCACGACAGATGCCGACACCGATGCCGCGATGGATTTCATCAAGTTCTCTATGGATGAGGGCTATGGCCAGACGCTGTCCATTGCCCCCGAGGGCAAGTTCCCGGTGCGTGCGGGCACGGCGGAAGAACCCAGCAAGTTCAAGGATCTTTGGGCGACCCTGCCCGTCGGCGTTGACCGCAAAGCGCCCTTGGGCGAACTGTATGATCCGGCCATGATTGACGAGATTGTCGGCGGGCTGGAAGTTGCGCAGCGTTGGGGCGTAGCTGAAGGCCAGCTTGCGCTGGCGTCGAAGATGATCAACAGCCAAGCCATCAACCGCATTGTGCGCCAGTATATCGACGGGCGCATTGACGCGGCAGGCGCTGTCGCGGCGATGAACGCGGAACTCTCCGCGATCGAGTAA
- a CDS encoding LacI family DNA-binding transcriptional regulator, giving the protein MQICGDTPRSGQPKRVRLVDLAAQLGLTKGTVSRALNDHPDISDRTRMRVRKAAEKLGYRPLSHAQAIRTGRVRSLGLVLQVNEHDAHRPFVAEFLAGLSEAASAEDWTLTVATASSDNQTLELLDRLTAEKKADGFILPRTKLTDPRIEFLRARNVPFVLYGRTADTQGCAWFDIESEKSIEDAVTLLAGLGHQRIGFVPGAEGYTYAKLRHDGFMAGLARNGLEHDPQLIARPAMARIAGAASAASLLDLPNPPSAIVCSVDAAALGVYDAARHRGLRIGTDLSVISYDGIPETTLLDPPLSTYRVDTRAAGARLANLLIRRCRGAAPEDLRELGRAAFQSRGSHGVAPGAA; this is encoded by the coding sequence ATGCAAATTTGCGGAGATACGCCGCGATCTGGGCAGCCCAAACGGGTGCGGCTTGTCGACCTAGCCGCACAGCTTGGGTTGACCAAGGGCACGGTGAGCCGGGCGTTGAACGACCATCCCGATATTTCCGACCGCACCCGGATGCGCGTGCGCAAGGCCGCCGAGAAACTGGGCTACCGCCCGCTCAGCCATGCGCAGGCCATTCGCACAGGGCGCGTGCGGTCGCTGGGGCTGGTGTTGCAGGTCAATGAACATGATGCGCACCGTCCCTTCGTGGCAGAGTTTCTGGCAGGGTTGTCGGAAGCTGCCTCTGCCGAGGATTGGACGCTGACGGTCGCGACCGCCAGCAGCGACAACCAGACGCTGGAATTGCTGGACCGCCTGACCGCAGAGAAAAAGGCCGATGGTTTCATCCTGCCGCGCACCAAGCTGACCGACCCGCGCATAGAGTTTCTGCGCGCGCGCAATGTGCCGTTCGTTCTGTATGGCCGGACCGCTGACACGCAAGGTTGCGCATGGTTCGACATTGAAAGCGAAAAATCCATCGAGGACGCGGTAACATTGCTGGCAGGGCTGGGGCACCAGCGCATCGGCTTTGTGCCGGGGGCAGAGGGCTATACCTATGCCAAGCTGCGCCATGACGGTTTCATGGCCGGATTGGCGCGAAACGGGTTGGAACATGACCCGCAACTGATTGCCCGGCCTGCAATGGCGCGGATTGCGGGCGCGGCCTCTGCCGCGAGCCTGCTGGACTTGCCCAATCCGCCCAGCGCGATTGTCTGTTCTGTCGATGCGGCGGCGCTGGGTGTCTATGATGCTGCGCGCCACAGGGGGCTTCGCATTGGCACCGACCTGTCGGTCATTTCCTATGACGGCATTCCGGAAACCACGCTGCTGGACCCGCCGCTGTCGACCTACCGGGTCGATACGCGCGCCGCGGGGGCACGGCTTGCCAACCTGCTGATACGGCGCTGCCGCGGGGCTGCGCCAGAGGATTTGCGAGAATTGGGCCGCGCGGCGTTTCAGTCGCGCGGGTCACACGGGGTTGCGCCGGGTGCGGCGTAG
- a CDS encoding citryl-CoA lyase codes for MTDNKDVSDWWRTKIIDMEPGRIHLRGQPVQDLIGTMGFAQMIWLMVMGEQIDGPHAKLFEAALVAAVDHGPQAPSIAAARMAATCGVGLQSAMATGLNMLGDVHGGAGEQAVALYQRALDAGPDSLAATLDTWRATHGRYLPGFGHRFHKPVDPRAPRLLALVDEAASQGVVSGAVARIARAIEEHLATERGKPVPMNIDGATAVIYAELGCPPPLARGFFGLSRSVGILAHAWEQIEQGGRNKGPTPPTYRWTYDPD; via the coding sequence ATGACAGACAACAAGGACGTTTCCGATTGGTGGCGCACGAAGATCATCGACATGGAACCGGGGCGCATTCATCTGCGCGGCCAGCCGGTGCAAGACCTGATCGGCACTATGGGTTTTGCGCAGATGATCTGGCTGATGGTCATGGGCGAACAGATTGACGGACCGCATGCAAAACTGTTCGAGGCCGCGCTTGTCGCCGCGGTGGACCATGGCCCGCAAGCCCCCTCCATCGCCGCCGCGCGCATGGCCGCGACCTGCGGCGTGGGGCTGCAATCGGCCATGGCCACAGGGTTGAACATGCTGGGCGATGTGCATGGCGGCGCGGGTGAACAGGCGGTCGCGCTGTATCAGCGCGCGCTGGACGCAGGGCCAGATAGCCTGGCCGCAACACTCGACACATGGCGCGCCACCCATGGCCGCTATCTGCCGGGCTTCGGCCACCGCTTTCACAAACCTGTTGACCCACGCGCGCCCCGCCTGCTGGCGCTGGTGGATGAGGCGGCCAGCCAAGGTGTGGTCAGTGGCGCCGTCGCCCGCATAGCCCGCGCAATAGAGGAGCATCTGGCCACCGAGCGCGGCAAACCCGTGCCGATGAATATCGACGGGGCGACGGCGGTAATCTATGCCGAACTTGGCTGCCCGCCGCCTTTGGCGCGGGGCTTTTTCGGATTGTCACGCAGCGTCGGGATTCTGGCCCATGCGTGGGAGCAGATCGAACAAGGTGGGCGCAACAAAGGACCAACCCCACCAACCTATCGCTGGACCTATGATCCGGACTGA